A genomic window from Glycine soja cultivar W05 chromosome 10, ASM419377v2, whole genome shotgun sequence includes:
- the LOC114372298 gene encoding uncharacterized protein LOC114372298: MDFFTRDINEDSMLRCPFLRNINEPTNFSFFSPLALPMPVRGAKGPIFEDGPNFDLAFRLFHGSDGVVPLSDRSFRPSEKKVQAEPPKSQFNPLAAKAATISLSSFGFGGAFGFDAFSEKWNNQKRKSKSSKNEPSSQDGSKHEANNDWLQNGNCPIAKSYRAVSNVLPLVAKVIQPPPGIKYKCPQAVVAARAAIARTAFAKNLRPQSLPTKVLVIGMLGMAANVPLGIWREHTKKFSPTWFAAVHAAVPFIAMLRKSVLMPKSAMAFTIAASVLGQVIGSRAERYRLKAVAAKKVSITETSGVGPLLLPVATTKDKHCGDAVDWKAVSLQLAATSPTDVFC; encoded by the exons ATGGACTTCTTTACTAGAGACATAAATGAGGACTCTATGCTTAGATGTCCATTCTTGAGGAACATCAATGAGCCTACTAACTTCTCATTCTTTTCACCTTTGGCTTTACCAATGCCT GTTCGTGGAGCTAAAGGTCCAATTTTTGAAGATGGTCCCAATTTTGATTTGGCATTTAGGCTTTTCCACGGGAGTGATGGTGTAGTACCCTTATCTGACAGATCTTTTCGGCCTTCTGAGAAGAAAGTACAGGCAGAACCTCCCAAATCCCAATTCAATCCTTTAGCTGCAAAGGCAGCAACTATTAGTCTGTCATCATTTGGATTTGGCGGGGCTTTCGGTTTTGATGCATTTTCTGAGAAGTGGAACAACCagaaaagaaaatccaaatcATCAAAAAATGAACCTTCTTCACAG GATGGTTCAAAGCATGAGGCCAACAATGATTGGCTTCAAAATGGTAACTGCCCCATTGCAAAGTCATACCGAGCAGTTAGTAATGTCCTTCCACTTGTTGCAAAGGTCATTCAGCCTCCTCCAGGCATAAAATACAAGTGCCCACAAGCAGTAGTTGCAGCGCGGGCAGCTATTGCACGCACTGCATTTGCAAAGAACCTCCGTCCTCAGTCCCTGCCTACGAAGGTCCTCGTGATTGGGATGCTGGGCATGGCGGCTAACGTTCCCTTGGGTATATGGCGGGAACATACTAAGAAATTTTCGCCGACATGGTTTGCTGCAGTCCATGCAGCTGTTCCATTCATAGCAATGCTAAGGAAGTCTGTCTTGATGCCTAAATCAGCAATGGCATTTACTATCGCGGCATCGGTGTTGGGGCAAGTAATTGGTTCGAGAGCTGAGAGGTACAGGCTGAAGGCAGTTGCTGCAAAAAAGGTGTCTATAACTGAAACCTCTGGTGTTGGTCCTCTCCTGTTACCAGTGGCTACTACAAAAGACAAGCACTGTGGTGATGCTGTGGATTGGAAAGCAGTTTCTCTTCAGCTGGCAGCAACTTCACCAACTGATgtattttgttga